One Lycium barbarum isolate Lr01 chromosome 5, ASM1917538v2, whole genome shotgun sequence genomic window carries:
- the LOC132639792 gene encoding uncharacterized protein LOC132639792: MEVDGQQTWLQKWTPDFKPVEDSPVVPVWVLLPELPYHLHAWYYLRQIVAPIGTPLSMDNATEGRTRPSVAKVRVEVDLTKTKIQSIWIGSQDEDHTLKGFNQRLEYEGVPKYCRHCKLLGHSILQCRKVKKKMGNEENKDSNNSTTPQTKEQEHRQEEDIGTTKIDCGENEIDDADNNVHTQRKEITAATANNNRDGAVEADETQNILQERPSKEEEKNKAGIDVAGGININLDESDSNSIAQRDQESNKVIDMNKDKEDLNRELINPMARRGESIAPKEPVSANTDDRNKEPIHLTVYLNWIPPISHIADEHTKNNEATSPEKEDTQESKNSDTGQMEVQSKQEQTRENKQISIQEDKGNSKAQSSNNKGKNKQKNKNKKATVLESNNQHITFEITDNCRNEVLYVSIVYAKCCSNDRRELWDSLIDLASSINGPWCVGGDFNVIMNSEEKIGGRPHRASKSLDFISSMEACGLTDLGFVGPKFTWCNNRGPGRRIWKRLDRICVNDQWLQHYQHNYIRNLSRTGSDHRPLLLKCHNEQQDIMRYFKFLNLWTTQPDFLSIVQDTWNLHVQGNAMWRLKSKLQAVGKKLSQWSKESIGDINE, encoded by the exons ATGGAAGTTGATGGGCAGCAAACGTGGCTCCAAAAATGGACGCCTGATTTTAAGCCGGTGGAGGATTCCCCTGTTGTACCAGTCTGGGTCCTCCTTCCCGAGCTGCCTTATCACCTTCATGCTTGGTATTATCTTCGACAAATAGTTGCACCCATTGGAACTCCTCTCTCAATGGATAATGCCACGGAAGGAAGAACTCGACCTAGCGTTGCCAAAGTCAGGGTCGAGGTCGATCTCACTAAAACCAAAATCCAATCTATTTGGATTGGATCGCAAGATGAGGACCACACTCTCAAAGGGTTCAATCAAAGATTGGAGTATGAAGGTGTCCCTAAATACTGTCGACACTGCAAATTACTTGGGCATTCGATACTTCAATGTAGAAAAGTTAAGAAGAAAATGGGGAATGAGGAAAACAAGGACAGTAACAATAGTACCACTCCTCAAACCAAAGAACAGGAACATCGTCAAGAAGAAGACATTGGTACGACTAAGATTGATTGTGGTGAAAATGAGATCGATGATGCTGATAATAATGTCCATACTCAACGCAAGGAAATAACTGCTGCAACTGCTAATAACAACAGAGATGGGGCAGTGGAGGCTGATGAAACCCAAAAC ATTTTACAGGAAAGGCCAAgcaaagaagaagagaagaataAAGCAGGAATAGATGTTGCCGGTGGTATCAATATCAACTTGGATGAGAGTGATTCCAATTCTATTGCCCAAAGAGATCAAGAATCAAATAAAGTTATTGATATGAACAAAGATAAAGAGGATCTGAACAGAGAACTGATAAATCCCATGGCAAGAAGAGGTGAATCTATAGCACCTAAAGAGCCAGTTAGTGCAAACACGGATGACAGAAACAAGGAACCCATACATCTCACAGTATACTTAAATTGGATCCCTCCTATATCTCATATAGCGGATGAACACACAAAGAATAATGAAGCTACTTCCCCTGAGAAAGAAGATACCCAAGAATCCAAAAATTCGGACACTGGCCAAATGGAGGTGCAAAGCAAGCAGGAGCAGACAAGAGAAAATAAACAAATCAGCATTCAGGAAGATAAAGGGAATAGCAAAGCTCAATCATCAAACAACAAAGGTAAAAACAAGCAGAAGAACAAAAATAAGAAAG CTACTGTTTTGGAGAGTAATAATCAACATATCACCTTTGAGATCACTGATAATTGTAGAAATGAGGTCTTATATGTCTCTATTGTTTATGCTAAATGTTGCTCGAACGATAGAAGAGAACTGTGGGATAGTCTTATTGATCTTGCCAGTAGTATTAATGGTCCTTGGTGTGTTGGTGGTGACTTTAATGTTATCATGAACAGTGAGGAAAAAATAGGAGGTAGACCCCACAGGGCATCCAAGAGCCTCGACTTCATCAGCTCAATGGAAGCCTGTGGGTTAACAGATTTGGGTTTTGTAGGCCCTAAATTTACTTGGTGCAATAATAGAGGGCCGGGCAGAAGGATATGGAAGAGATTGGATAGAATATGTGTCAATGACCAATGGCTTCAACACTATCAACACAACTATATTAGAAATCTGTCAAGAACTGGGTCGGATCACAGGCCATTGCTCTTAAAGTGCCATAATGAGCAACAAGATATCATGAGGTATTTCAAGTTTCTAAATCTTTGGACTACACAACCTGATTTTCTTTCTATTGTGCAGGATACTTGGAACTTACATGTGCAGGGGAATGCAATGTGGAGGCTCAAAAGTAAACTCCAAGCAGTAGGGAAAAAACTCAGCCAGTGGTCTAAAGAAAGCATAGGAGACATTAATGAATAA